A stretch of the Brevundimonas sp. MF30-B genome encodes the following:
- the gltA gene encoding citrate synthase: protein MTEQAKPAGSATLSYGDKSVDLPVLGGSTGPDVIDIRKLYAGTGAFTFDPGFTSTASCESALTYIDGDAGVLLHRGYPIDQLAEKSNFIEVCHLLLHGELPTAEQFEAFENSVTMHTMLHSQFDRFFEGFRRDAHPMAIMVGTVGALSAFYHDSLDIHDPVQRNISAIRLIAKMPTIAARAYKYHIGQPFVSPRNDLSYAENFLRMCFAVPAEDYVVDPALVRAMDRIFTLHADHEQNASTSTVRLAGSSGANPFACIAAGIACLWGPSHGGANEEALTMLKEIGTPDKIPEFIQGVKDRKYKLMGFGHRVYKNYDPRAKVMQQSAYEVLAATGRENDPLFQVAKELEKVALQDEYFTSRKLFPNVDFYSGITLSAMGFPTSMFTVLFALARTVGWIAQWQEMMADPSQKIGRPRQLYTGPTERDYVPIDQRG, encoded by the coding sequence ATGACCGAACAAGCCAAACCCGCCGGATCGGCGACCCTCTCCTATGGCGACAAGAGCGTCGATCTGCCGGTGCTGGGGGGCTCGACGGGCCCTGACGTCATCGACATCCGCAAGCTGTACGCCGGCACGGGCGCCTTCACCTTTGATCCCGGCTTCACCTCGACCGCCTCGTGTGAATCGGCCCTGACTTACATCGACGGCGACGCCGGCGTCCTGCTGCACCGCGGCTATCCGATCGACCAGCTGGCCGAGAAGTCGAACTTCATCGAAGTCTGCCATCTGCTGCTGCACGGCGAACTGCCGACGGCCGAGCAGTTCGAGGCCTTCGAAAACAGCGTCACCATGCACACGATGCTGCATTCGCAGTTCGACCGCTTCTTCGAGGGCTTCCGTCGCGACGCCCACCCGATGGCGATCATGGTCGGCACCGTCGGCGCCCTGTCGGCCTTCTATCACGACAGCCTGGACATCCATGATCCGGTCCAGCGCAACATCTCCGCCATCCGCCTGATCGCCAAGATGCCGACGATCGCGGCGCGCGCCTACAAATACCACATCGGCCAGCCCTTCGTTTCGCCGCGCAACGACCTGTCGTACGCCGAGAACTTCCTGCGCATGTGCTTCGCCGTGCCAGCCGAGGACTATGTGGTCGATCCGGCGCTGGTGCGCGCCATGGACCGCATCTTCACCCTGCACGCCGACCACGAGCAGAACGCCTCCACCTCCACGGTGCGTCTGGCCGGTTCGTCGGGCGCCAATCCGTTCGCCTGCATCGCCGCGGGCATCGCCTGCCTGTGGGGCCCGTCGCACGGCGGCGCCAACGAAGAGGCGCTGACGATGCTCAAGGAGATCGGCACCCCGGACAAGATCCCGGAGTTCATCCAGGGCGTGAAGGATCGCAAGTACAAGCTGATGGGCTTCGGCCACCGCGTGTACAAGAACTACGACCCGCGCGCGAAGGTCATGCAGCAGTCGGCCTACGAAGTGCTGGCCGCCACCGGCCGCGAGAATGATCCGCTGTTCCAAGTTGCCAAGGAGCTGGAGAAGGTCGCGCTGCAGGACGAGTATTTCACCTCGCGCAAGCTGTTCCCGAACGTGGACTTCTATTCGGGCATCACCCTGTCGGCGATGGGCTTCCCGACCTCGATGTTCACCGTCCTGTTCGCCCTGGCCCGCACCGTCGGGTGGATCGCGCAATGGCAGGAAATGATGGCCGACCCGTCGCAGAAGATCGGTCGCCCGCGCCAGCTTTACACCGGCCCGACCGAGCGCGACTACGTGCCGATCGACCAGCGCGGCTAA
- the lpxB gene encoding lipid-A-disaccharide synthase, with amino-acid sequence MTPPLKIMLVAAEASGDALGAGLARELKARLGDGVTFVGVGGPKMAAEGIVSPFDVAELSILGWIEGLRAYGLVKKRVAETAALAARERPDAVVLIDSWGFTIRVAKAVRAADPDTPLIKYVGPQVWASRPGRAKTLAGAVDHLLALYAFDAPWFEKAGLATTVVGSSALHVDMSGADGDAFRARRGIGRAAPLLLVLPGSRPSEINRMTPVYEATVQRLKAQLPGLEVAVVAAGTVAEDVRGRVAAWPFRVHLVAEAEKYDAMRAATVALATSGTVSTELALAGAPMVIAYRIDGLSYALMKRLVTAKHVTLFNIAADRRIAPEFIQHEATPDALAQAVGRLLTDPDAAAAQSREQTEALALMGGEGADPSGLAAEAVLKVISERKTS; translated from the coding sequence GTGACGCCGCCGCTGAAGATCATGCTGGTGGCCGCCGAAGCGTCGGGCGACGCCTTGGGCGCAGGCCTGGCGCGGGAGCTGAAGGCCCGCCTGGGCGACGGCGTGACCTTTGTGGGCGTCGGCGGACCGAAGATGGCGGCCGAGGGCATTGTCAGCCCTTTCGACGTCGCCGAACTGTCCATCCTGGGCTGGATCGAGGGCCTGCGCGCCTATGGCCTGGTCAAGAAGCGCGTCGCGGAGACGGCGGCCTTGGCGGCGCGCGAGCGGCCCGACGCCGTGGTGCTGATCGACAGCTGGGGGTTCACCATCCGCGTGGCAAAGGCTGTTCGCGCCGCGGACCCTGACACGCCGTTGATCAAATACGTCGGGCCCCAGGTCTGGGCCTCGCGGCCGGGGCGGGCCAAGACGCTGGCCGGCGCTGTCGATCACCTGCTGGCGCTCTACGCCTTCGACGCGCCGTGGTTCGAGAAGGCGGGACTAGCGACCACGGTCGTCGGCTCGTCGGCGCTTCATGTGGACATGAGCGGCGCGGACGGCGACGCCTTCCGAGCCCGGCGCGGGATTGGCCGGGCTGCGCCTTTGCTTCTGGTCCTGCCCGGAAGCCGACCTAGTGAAATCAATCGGATGACGCCCGTTTATGAGGCGACGGTTCAGAGGCTGAAGGCGCAGCTTCCCGGCCTGGAGGTCGCCGTGGTCGCGGCCGGGACCGTGGCGGAGGATGTGCGCGGCCGCGTGGCGGCCTGGCCCTTCCGCGTGCACCTGGTCGCGGAGGCGGAGAAGTACGACGCCATGCGCGCCGCCACCGTTGCCCTGGCCACGAGCGGCACGGTCTCGACAGAACTGGCGCTCGCCGGGGCACCCATGGTCATCGCCTACAGGATCGACGGCCTCAGCTACGCGCTGATGAAGCGGCTGGTTACGGCCAAGCACGTGACCCTGTTCAACATAGCCGCCGACCGCCGGATCGCGCCCGAGTTCATCCAGCACGAGGCGACGCCCGACGCGCTGGCTCAGGCTGTCGGCCGCCTGCTGACCGATCCTGACGCCGCCGCGGCCCAGTCGCGAGAACAGACCGAGGCCTTGGCCCTGATGGGCGGCGAAGGCGCCGACCCATCCGGTCTGGCGGCCGAGGCGGTGCTGAAGGTCATCTCTGAACGGAAGACGTCATGA
- a CDS encoding LpxI family protein, with protein sequence MSAPKLGLIAGGGGLPLAVAQRCEAEGRAFYIVRLDGFADPHLARWPGDDFGMAQIGAILKALKVQGCGAVCLAGIVSRPDFKTLKPDFKGATLLPGIVKAATQGDDALLRKILSVFEAEGFRVEGADDLLGGDLLPAGALSVVTPAPSQIEDLKKAIHVAEKSGELDIGQGAVVCDGLVLAVEAQEGTDAMLGRVAGLPADLRGSETDRKGALAKAPKPIQDLRVDMPVIGPRTIELAAAAGLAGVAGVAGRLILIDRAGVIEAADRLGLFVWGEGR encoded by the coding sequence ATGAGCGCGCCCAAACTGGGGCTGATCGCCGGCGGCGGCGGCCTGCCCTTGGCGGTGGCCCAGCGCTGCGAGGCCGAGGGGCGGGCCTTCTACATCGTGCGGCTGGACGGGTTTGCCGATCCGCACCTGGCGCGCTGGCCCGGCGACGATTTCGGCATGGCCCAGATCGGCGCGATCCTGAAGGCGCTGAAGGTCCAGGGCTGCGGCGCGGTGTGCCTGGCCGGCATCGTCAGTCGACCCGACTTCAAAACGCTGAAGCCGGATTTCAAGGGCGCGACCCTGTTGCCCGGCATCGTCAAGGCGGCGACCCAGGGCGACGACGCCCTGTTGCGCAAGATCCTGTCGGTCTTCGAAGCCGAGGGGTTCAGGGTCGAAGGCGCCGACGACTTATTAGGGGGCGACCTCCTTCCGGCTGGTGCGCTTAGCGTCGTCACGCCCGCGCCCTCCCAGATCGAAGACTTGAAGAAAGCGATCCACGTCGCTGAAAAGTCAGGCGAACTGGATATCGGACAGGGGGCCGTCGTATGCGACGGCTTGGTGCTGGCCGTCGAAGCGCAGGAGGGCACTGACGCCATGCTGGGCCGTGTCGCCGGCCTGCCTGCCGACCTGCGCGGGTCCGAGACCGACCGCAAGGGCGCCTTGGCCAAGGCCCCCAAGCCGATCCAGGACCTGCGCGTCGACATGCCGGTGATCGGTCCTCGCACGATCGAGTTGGCGGCTGCCGCCGGGCTGGCCGGCGTGGCCGGCGTGGCTGGGCGACTGATCCTGATCGACCGCGCGGGCGTGATCGAGGCAGCCGACCGATTGGGCCTGTTCGTCTGGGGCGAAGGCCGGTGA
- the lpxA gene encoding acyl-ACP--UDP-N-acetylglucosamine O-acyltransferase, giving the protein MAVHPTAQVDASAELAAGVEIGPWCVVGPGVVLSEGVRLASHVVIQQDTTVGAGTTIHPFAVIGGDPQHNGYKGEPVRLEIGSNNLIREHCTFNRGTPQGTGVTVVGSNNLFMTGAHVGHDCVVGDNVVMANNATLGGHASIGDRVFLGGLCAVHQNGRVGQGAIIGGLAAVTRDVIPYGSAWGNHARLRGLNLIGLKRKGYDKAQIRRLLAAYRELFEGEGEFAGRLAATQSQYGDLAEITEILDFIRAGGKRPLCLPNAE; this is encoded by the coding sequence ATGGCCGTTCATCCCACAGCCCAGGTGGACGCCTCGGCCGAACTGGCGGCAGGCGTCGAGATCGGCCCGTGGTGCGTGGTCGGACCCGGCGTGGTCCTGTCGGAGGGCGTGCGCCTGGCCAGCCATGTGGTGATCCAGCAGGACACGACCGTCGGGGCCGGGACCACCATCCATCCCTTCGCCGTCATCGGCGGCGACCCACAGCACAATGGCTACAAGGGCGAGCCCGTTCGGCTGGAGATCGGATCGAACAACCTGATCCGGGAGCACTGCACCTTCAACCGGGGCACGCCGCAGGGGACGGGCGTCACCGTGGTGGGCTCCAACAACCTGTTCATGACGGGCGCGCACGTCGGCCACGACTGCGTGGTGGGCGACAATGTCGTCATGGCCAACAACGCCACGCTGGGCGGCCACGCCTCGATCGGAGACCGGGTGTTCCTGGGCGGCCTGTGCGCGGTCCACCAGAACGGGCGGGTCGGGCAGGGCGCCATTATCGGCGGACTGGCGGCGGTGACGCGCGATGTGATTCCCTACGGCTCCGCCTGGGGCAATCACGCCAGGCTGCGCGGGTTGAACCTGATCGGGCTGAAGCGCAAGGGTTACGACAAGGCCCAGATCCGGCGACTGCTGGCCGCCTATCGCGAGCTGTTCGAAGGCGAGGGCGAGTTCGCTGGGCGTCTGGCGGCGACGCAGAGCCAGTACGGCGATCTGGCCGAAATCACCGAGATCCTCGACTTCATCCGGGCGGGCGGCAAACGGCCGCTATGCCTGCCGAACGCGGAATGA
- the fabZ gene encoding 3-hydroxyacyl-ACP dehydratase FabZ, which yields MSEEAKIDYAEVMRRLPHRYPFLLVDKAENFVAATSITGIKNVSHNEPFFPGHFPIDPVMPGVLIVEAMAQTGALLMSKSMDVAVADKVIMFMSIDGVRFRKPARPGDQLRMEVKVIRARGDAYKFRGETFIDGKLAAEAEFMAMVVTVDQPAS from the coding sequence ATGAGCGAAGAGGCCAAGATCGACTACGCCGAGGTGATGCGGCGGCTGCCGCACCGCTATCCCTTCCTGCTGGTCGACAAGGCCGAGAACTTCGTTGCGGCGACCTCGATCACCGGCATCAAGAACGTCAGCCACAACGAGCCCTTCTTTCCCGGCCACTTCCCGATCGATCCGGTCATGCCCGGCGTGCTGATCGTCGAAGCCATGGCCCAGACCGGCGCGTTGCTGATGTCCAAGTCGATGGACGTGGCCGTGGCCGACAAGGTCATCATGTTCATGTCGATCGACGGTGTGCGGTTCCGCAAGCCGGCGAGGCCGGGCGATCAGCTGCGCATGGAGGTCAAGGTGATCCGCGCGCGCGGCGACGCCTACAAATTCCGGGGCGAGACCTTTATCGACGGCAAGCTGGCGGCCGAGGCCGAGTTCATGGCCATGGTCGTCACCGTGGATCAGCCGGCGAGCTGA
- the lpxD gene encoding UDP-3-O-(3-hydroxymyristoyl)glucosamine N-acyltransferase, with amino-acid sequence MPDPRFFETRPALSVGQIAEHIGETATRGRDRTIRQVAPLSEADEGAIAFLSDRKHVSALAGTSAGCVILHPDMADQAPSGAAVIVSREPQAAWARASALLHAPIELEAGVDPAEAAEDDSVLIAPGVVLGAGVRIGRGTRVGANTVIGPGVQIGRNCWIGANVSIGFALIGDRVKLLSGARIGEQGFGAAVSRSGPIDIPQLGRVILQDGVTVGANSCIDRGAYDDTVIGENTKIDNLVMIGHNCVIGRNNLLAGHTGIAGSVTTGDNVMFGGRAGVGDHITIGEGARVAAGGGVLADIPPGETWSGYPAKPIRQSLREAVWLAKQVGQKKTPRESAG; translated from the coding sequence GTGCCTGATCCCCGCTTCTTCGAAACCCGGCCGGCGCTGAGCGTCGGTCAGATCGCCGAGCATATCGGCGAAACGGCGACGAGGGGCCGGGATCGGACCATTCGTCAGGTCGCGCCCTTGTCCGAAGCGGATGAGGGCGCGATCGCGTTTCTGTCGGACCGCAAACATGTCTCGGCTCTGGCCGGGACGAGCGCGGGTTGCGTCATCCTGCATCCGGACATGGCGGACCAAGCGCCTTCGGGCGCGGCGGTCATAGTCTCTCGAGAACCCCAGGCCGCCTGGGCTAGAGCGTCGGCGCTTCTGCATGCCCCGATAGAGCTGGAAGCGGGGGTCGACCCTGCGGAAGCGGCGGAGGACGACAGCGTTCTGATCGCGCCGGGCGTGGTGCTGGGCGCGGGCGTTCGCATCGGGCGCGGCACGCGGGTCGGCGCCAACACCGTGATCGGGCCCGGCGTCCAGATCGGCCGGAATTGCTGGATCGGCGCCAATGTCTCCATCGGTTTCGCCTTGATCGGGGATCGGGTGAAGTTGCTCTCAGGCGCCCGCATTGGCGAACAGGGCTTTGGCGCGGCGGTGTCGCGCAGCGGGCCGATCGATATTCCGCAGCTGGGCCGGGTCATCCTGCAGGACGGGGTGACGGTCGGCGCCAACAGCTGCATCGACCGCGGGGCCTATGACGACACGGTCATCGGCGAAAACACCAAGATCGATAATCTGGTGATGATCGGCCACAACTGCGTCATCGGCCGCAACAATCTGCTCGCCGGCCATACGGGAATAGCGGGTTCAGTGACGACGGGCGACAACGTCATGTTCGGCGGCCGGGCGGGCGTGGGTGACCACATCACCATCGGCGAAGGCGCCCGCGTCGCGGCCGGCGGCGGTGTTCTGGCCGACATTCCGCCGGGCGAGACTTGGTCGGGCTATCCCGCCAAACCCATCCGTCAGTCCTTGCGCGAGGCCGTCTGGCTGGCCAAACAGGTCGGTCAGAAGAAGACGCCCAGGGAATCAGCCGGATGA
- a CDS encoding OmpH family outer membrane protein has protein sequence MKSIAIGVAAFTAIASSSAYAQQAQQPAGLTNPGPVIAGVCVFYNDRMLAQSTVGQAVNNRMQQLAQEVQAELAPYATTIQNEAQQLQAAGASLPADQANQRRQQLQQRVNEAQQLEQTRENELRYTLAEQRRLISNAVEPILIQVYQERGCGILLDRESVFVLNPAMEVTDLVIQRLNTALPTLSFNRLQVPAQAQQQ, from the coding sequence ATGAAGTCCATCGCCATCGGCGTCGCCGCCTTCACCGCAATCGCCAGCAGCAGCGCCTATGCGCAACAGGCCCAGCAGCCCGCAGGCCTGACCAACCCCGGCCCCGTGATCGCGGGCGTCTGCGTCTTCTACAACGACCGCATGCTGGCTCAATCTACGGTGGGACAGGCGGTCAACAACCGCATGCAGCAACTGGCGCAGGAAGTTCAGGCCGAGCTCGCGCCCTACGCCACGACCATTCAGAACGAGGCTCAGCAGCTGCAAGCCGCCGGCGCGAGCCTGCCGGCTGACCAAGCCAATCAGCGTCGTCAACAGCTGCAGCAACGCGTCAATGAAGCTCAACAACTGGAGCAGACGCGCGAGAACGAGCTGCGCTACACCCTGGCCGAGCAGCGCCGCCTGATCTCGAACGCGGTCGAGCCGATCCTCATCCAGGTTTACCAAGAGCGCGGCTGCGGCATCCTGCTGGACCGCGAAAGCGTCTTCGTGCTGAACCCGGCCATGGAAGTCACCGACCTGGTGATTCAGCGCCTGAACACCGCCCTGCCGACCCTGAGCTTCAACCGTCTGCAAGTCCCGGCCCAAGCTCAGCAGCAGTAA
- the bamA gene encoding outer membrane protein assembly factor BamA, producing MNFRQCASFRPGATTSVLALMLAAGLATPVWGQAAPPQAQPPAPAIQPEQIEPEDRVVVNRILIQGAERIDQTTILSYLPIQPGDTVDPVVLDVALRTLSRTNLFANVQLGVQPNGDLIVQVVENPIINQVVFEGNSAIREDKLREEVTISPRGIYTRARVQEDVGKIIELYRLSGRIGARVSPKLVQLEQNRVDVIFEIDEGPKTGVSDIIFQGNSAFSDSDLREVMITKQSRFWRLFGQNDNYDPNRLDYDRDQLRSFYTNRGYYDFRVVSSVAELSPDDQNFTITMTVDEGDRYNFGTVNVVTESDRLNANFLQMLLPIREGDLYESSRIEQAVDALTFAAGSAGYAFVEINPTYRANPETNTVDITFNVSEGQRVYVDRINVVGNTRTIDPVIRRELMLTEGDAFNRALMERSRNNLRALGFFSDVTVEETRGSAPDRSTLNVTVTEQPTGELSVGAGFSSVDAFVVNLGISERNFRGRGQNVVARAEWGSLRQQIDVRFTEPKFLGRDLRAGFDLFHSRYNFQTESSFNYRSTGAGLRLMYPINGYTWFATRYFLRTDEVIVPRTYCSAGGFGSRALCEQVGSAVNSSAGFTLSVNRANDPIRPTRGWTGSLRQDFAGIGGDVNFVKTEIDGAWHWGFTPRWIVTLQGSTGYVSGWGGDPVRINDRFFKGGNSFRGFENAGMGPRDLRTNDSLGGNFYAIGTAELTLPNGLPEEYGIRTSLFADVGTLGSLDNRYTLTSEGLRDPQIADNLALRASAGVSIHWRSPMGPIRFDFSKLLAREDYDRTEGFRFSTSTQF from the coding sequence ATGAACTTCCGACAGTGCGCCTCCTTCCGTCCGGGCGCGACCACAAGTGTTCTGGCTCTCATGCTGGCCGCCGGACTGGCCACTCCCGTATGGGGTCAGGCTGCGCCGCCCCAAGCGCAACCGCCCGCCCCGGCCATTCAGCCCGAGCAGATCGAGCCGGAAGACCGTGTGGTCGTGAACCGCATTCTGATTCAGGGGGCAGAGCGGATCGATCAGACGACGATCCTTTCCTATCTGCCCATCCAACCCGGCGACACGGTCGACCCGGTCGTGCTTGACGTGGCGCTTCGGACCCTGTCGCGCACCAACCTCTTCGCCAATGTCCAGCTGGGCGTTCAGCCGAACGGCGATCTGATCGTGCAGGTGGTCGAGAACCCGATCATCAATCAGGTCGTGTTCGAGGGGAACAGCGCGATCCGGGAAGACAAGCTGCGCGAGGAAGTCACGATTTCGCCGCGCGGCATCTACACCCGCGCCCGCGTCCAGGAGGACGTCGGCAAGATCATCGAACTGTATCGCCTGTCAGGCCGCATCGGCGCCCGCGTCTCGCCCAAGCTCGTCCAGCTTGAACAGAACCGGGTCGACGTGATTTTTGAGATCGACGAGGGCCCCAAGACCGGCGTCAGCGACATCATCTTCCAGGGCAACAGCGCATTTTCCGACAGCGATTTGCGCGAGGTGATGATCACCAAGCAATCGCGCTTTTGGCGACTATTCGGGCAGAACGACAATTACGACCCGAACCGGCTCGATTACGACCGGGACCAGTTGCGCAGCTTCTACACCAATCGGGGCTACTATGACTTCCGCGTGGTGTCCTCCGTCGCCGAACTGTCGCCCGATGATCAGAACTTCACCATCACGATGACGGTGGACGAAGGAGATCGTTACAACTTCGGCACGGTGAACGTCGTCACCGAAAGCGATCGGTTGAACGCCAACTTCCTCCAGATGCTGCTTCCGATCCGCGAAGGCGACCTCTACGAGAGCAGCCGCATCGAGCAGGCGGTCGATGCCCTGACCTTCGCCGCCGGATCCGCTGGCTACGCCTTCGTCGAGATCAACCCGACCTACCGGGCGAACCCCGAAACCAACACTGTCGACATCACCTTCAACGTGTCCGAAGGCCAGCGCGTTTACGTCGACCGGATCAATGTGGTGGGCAATACCCGTACGATCGATCCCGTCATCCGTCGGGAACTCATGCTGACCGAAGGCGACGCCTTCAACCGAGCGCTGATGGAACGGTCTCGCAATAACCTGCGCGCCCTCGGATTTTTCAGCGACGTCACTGTAGAAGAGACGCGCGGCTCCGCTCCTGATCGCTCTACCTTGAATGTCACCGTCACGGAACAGCCGACGGGAGAACTGTCGGTGGGGGCGGGCTTTAGTTCGGTCGATGCGTTTGTCGTAAACTTGGGCATTTCCGAACGGAATTTCCGTGGTCGCGGACAGAACGTTGTCGCGCGCGCCGAGTGGGGCTCTCTTCGTCAGCAAATAGATGTTCGTTTCACTGAGCCCAAGTTTCTTGGCCGTGACTTGAGAGCGGGCTTCGACCTGTTCCACTCCCGGTACAATTTCCAGACCGAGTCGTCGTTCAATTACAGATCGACCGGCGCTGGATTGCGTCTTATGTACCCCATCAACGGGTATACGTGGTTTGCTACTCGTTATTTCCTCCGGACCGACGAAGTGATCGTTCCGAGAACCTACTGCAGCGCAGGCGGCTTTGGCTCTAGAGCGCTCTGCGAGCAGGTGGGCAGCGCAGTAAACTCGTCGGCAGGCTTCACCCTCAGCGTCAACCGCGCAAATGATCCGATCCGGCCGACTAGAGGCTGGACCGGCTCCCTGAGGCAGGACTTCGCTGGCATTGGCGGGGACGTGAACTTCGTCAAGACCGAGATCGACGGCGCATGGCACTGGGGTTTCACGCCCAGGTGGATTGTAACCCTACAGGGCTCGACCGGTTACGTTTCGGGCTGGGGCGGCGATCCCGTGAGGATCAATGATCGCTTCTTCAAGGGCGGCAATAGCTTCCGCGGCTTCGAGAATGCGGGCATGGGTCCGCGGGATCTGAGAACCAACGACTCCTTGGGCGGCAACTTCTACGCCATCGGGACGGCAGAGCTGACCTTACCCAACGGCTTGCCCGAGGAGTACGGCATCCGCACCTCGCTGTTCGCCGACGTCGGCACCCTCGGGTCGTTGGATAATCGCTACACATTGACGTCAGAGGGGCTGCGTGATCCTCAAATCGCCGACAATTTGGCCTTGCGCGCCTCTGCGGGCGTCAGCATCCATTGGCGTTCGCCGATGGGCCCGATCCGGTTCGACTTCTCCAAGCTGCTCGCCAGGGAAGATTACGACCGCACCGAAGGCTTCCGCTTCTCGACGTCCACACAGTTTTAA
- a CDS encoding RIP metalloprotease encodes MLGVLGQILTYLLPFLLVLTVVVTVHELGHFLTGRLFGVKMDRFSIGFGPTLLSRTDRRGVEWRLAALPLGGYVRFAGDLDATGVPDRKGLDALKARLRAEHGVGAEREYLYFKPVWQRALVVAGGPLANFLLAIVLFTILFSAVGVELRPPRVGDVAAGSPAAAAGFQRGDLITHVNGRPVEDSRDVTRIVSLSSGDPVRFLIERGQAQVALVATPVRQVEQDPIAGRVSIGRIGLALVSGRDEVRHVRYGPLEAVGQGVRQTGDVLGTTLTYLGRIFTGRESGDQLSGPIGIAKASGALTDAAVQANPDPLYRVLNLLLTLTSFAAILSIGIGFLNLLPIPVLDGGHLVFYAYEAVARQPLPAGIQEAGYRVGLAMLACFMLFATWNDLQKLNLFQFLGGLVS; translated from the coding sequence ATGTTGGGCGTCCTGGGCCAGATACTGACCTACCTTCTGCCGTTTCTGCTGGTGCTGACGGTCGTGGTCACTGTGCACGAGCTGGGTCACTTCCTTACCGGCCGACTGTTCGGCGTGAAGATGGACCGCTTCTCGATCGGTTTCGGTCCGACCTTGCTCAGCCGGACGGACCGGCGCGGCGTCGAGTGGCGCCTCGCGGCCCTCCCGCTTGGCGGGTATGTGCGCTTCGCCGGAGACCTGGACGCTACGGGCGTGCCAGACCGCAAGGGGCTCGACGCGCTCAAGGCCCGCCTGCGGGCGGAGCACGGCGTCGGGGCCGAGCGCGAGTACCTTTACTTTAAGCCCGTGTGGCAGCGTGCTCTGGTCGTGGCTGGCGGCCCACTGGCCAACTTCCTGCTCGCGATCGTGCTGTTCACCATCCTGTTTTCGGCCGTGGGGGTCGAGCTTCGGCCGCCGCGGGTGGGCGATGTCGCCGCAGGGTCTCCGGCCGCGGCCGCGGGCTTTCAGCGCGGGGATCTGATCACTCACGTCAATGGTCGGCCTGTCGAAGACAGTCGCGATGTCACCCGGATCGTGTCGCTCTCCAGCGGCGATCCGGTGCGTTTCCTGATCGAACGCGGCCAAGCCCAGGTGGCGTTGGTGGCGACGCCCGTGCGTCAGGTCGAACAGGATCCGATCGCCGGCCGCGTGTCGATAGGGCGCATCGGCCTAGCGCTTGTCTCTGGACGCGACGAGGTGCGCCACGTGCGCTATGGTCCGCTGGAGGCGGTAGGGCAGGGTGTTCGCCAGACTGGCGACGTTCTGGGGACGACTCTGACCTATCTCGGCCGCATCTTCACCGGTCGTGAAAGCGGCGATCAGCTCAGCGGCCCCATAGGCATAGCCAAGGCATCGGGCGCGTTGACCGATGCTGCGGTCCAGGCCAATCCGGACCCGTTATACCGGGTTCTCAATCTTCTGCTGACGCTGACGAGCTTCGCCGCCATACTTTCGATCGGAATCGGCTTTCTAAACCTGCTTCCGATACCCGTCCTGGATGGCGGTCACTTGGTGTTCTACGCTTACGAGGCCGTCGCTCGGCAGCCTCTGCCGGCGGGAATTCAAGAGGCCGGCTACCGGGTCGGACTTGCCATGCTGGCCTGTTTCATGTTGTTCGCGACGTGGAACGACCTGCAGAAGCTGAATCTGTTCCAATTCCTCGGCGGGCTCGTCAGTTGA